From one Trifolium pratense cultivar HEN17-A07 linkage group LG1, ARS_RC_1.1, whole genome shotgun sequence genomic stretch:
- the LOC123903026 gene encoding uncharacterized protein LOC123903026 — protein MECNKDEAVRAKQLAESRMQKGQFAEALKFANKAKKLYADVDNIAQIFAICEVHIAALNKLSCSEMDWYRILQTERLSEEAIIKKQYRKLALLLHPDKNKFAGAEAAFKLIGEANRVLSDQAKRSLHDMKVKAHARAAVPKPSSCHSNGNVFAANQVPNATKSQNKSSSNFPSRNPHLNAQLTFWTMCQHCNTRFQYYFNYVNMTLRCRNCEKSFVAYATSQPAAPSFVPFVSSKMPPMQAPPKPASKSNGGKPPGGGYADTFMRSYPSYMKTCATGVGKEHKDEKSKVGYVPVSKPMESQASKNVGSKRVRQPDPGSKQRFNTRNVDENTDVNVQENHADPSRLNVRRSSRQKQHVSYVETYADDNFDVPSKKPRQNESFNIDEVEEKNVSEDTVLSNTSGDKHSDLQEDKVSESDIDSKMLNEENCSPPNSNIPSSPEIITCPDPDFNNFENDKADDCFAANQLWAIYDNTDAMPRFYALIKKVTFPFKLHITWLEAGPDEDDEDDEVAWYNADLPIACGKFKLANSQRTTDRGMFSHQMQFIKGNNKDSYLVFPKKGETWAIFRNWDIKWSYNPENYLKREFAYVEILSDFIENVGIEVAYLGKVNGFVSLFEKTGKNGENTFCILPNELYRFSHQIPSYKMSGNEREGVPRGCFELDPAALPTEIFEAEKDSREKV, from the coding sequence ATGGAGTGCAACAAGGACGAGGCTGTGAGGGCTAAGCAATTGGCAGAAAGTAGAATGCAAAAGGGTCAATTTGCAGAGGCACTCAAGTTTGCTAACAAGGCCAAAAAGTTGTATGCCGATGTTGATAATATTGCTCAGATCTTTGCAATTTGTGAGGTTCACATTGCTGCATTGAACAAACTCTCTTGTTCTGAAATGGACTGGTATCGAATTCTTCAGACAGAAAGACTCTCTGAAGAAGCGATCATAAAGAAACAGTATAGAAAGCTGGCACTGCTACTTCATcctgataaaaataaatttgctGGTGCAGAAGCTGCTTTCAAGTTGATCGGGGAAGCCAATAGGGTGTTGAGTGACCAAGCAAAGCGGTCTTTACATGACATGAAGGTTAAAGCCCATGCGAGAGCTGCAGTACCTAAGCCCTCGTCCTGTCACTCAAATGGGAACGTGTTTGCTGCAAATCAAGTTCCAAATGCAACAAAATCTCAGAATAAAAGTTCTTCAAACTTCCCTTCTCGGAATCCTCATCTGAATGCACAACTGACATTCTGGACAATGTGCCAACATTGTAATACCAGGTTCCAGTACTACTTTAATTATGTGAATATGACCTTACGATGTCGAAATTGTGAGAAATCCTTTGTAGCTTATGCTACCAGTCAACCGGCTGCTCCATCATTTGTACCATTTGTTTCCTCAAAAATGCCTCCAATGCAGGCTCCACCAAAACCAGCCTCTAAAAGTAATGGTGGAAAACCCCCTGGTGGTGGATATGCAGATACTTTTATGCGGTCATATCCTTCATATATGAAAACATGTGCCACTGGAGTTGGTAAGGAACATAAAGATGAAAAGAGTAAGGTTGGCTATGTTCCTGTGTCCAAACCAATGGAGTCACAAGCCTCAAAAAATGTTGGAAGCAAGAGAGTGAGACAACCAGATCCAGGTTCCAAACAGAGATTCAACACTCGAAATGTTGATGAAAATACAGATGTCaatgttcaagaaaatcatGCTGATCCTTCAAGATTGAATGTTAGAAGGTCTTCCAGACAAAAGCAACATGTTTCATATGTGGAAACGTATGCAGATGACAATTTTGATGTTCCTTCCAAAAAGCCACGACAAAACGAATCATTTAACATTGATGAAGTTGAGGAAAAGAATGTGTCTGAAGACACAGTTTTGAGTAATACAAGCGGAGATAAGCATTCTGACCTTCAAGAAGATAAGGTATCGGAGTCAGATATTGATTCTAAAATGTTAAATGAGGAAAACTGCTCTCCACCGAATTCAAATATCCCTTCCAGTCCAGAGATCATTACTTGTCCTGATCCAGATTTCAATAATTTTGAGAACGACAAGGCAGATGATTGTTTTGCTGCTAATCAATTATGGGCAATTTATGATAACACTGATGCTATGCCAAGGTTTTATGCTCTTATCAAGAAAGTGACATTCCCTTTCAAGTTGCATATCACTTGGTTGGAAGCTGGCCCAGATGAGGATGATGAGGATGATGAGGTTGCTTGGTATAATGCAGATTTGCCTATTGCTTGTGGTAAATTCAAACTTGCAAATTCTCAGAGAACTACAGATCGAGGTATGTTCTCACATCAGATGCAGTTTATAAAAGGAAACAACAAAGATTCTTACCTAGTGTTTCCCAAGAAGGGAGAAACTTGGGCAATTTTCAGAAATTGGGATATCAAATGGAGTTATAATCCAGAAAATTATTTGAAGCGTGAATTTGCTTATGTGGAAATCCTATCAGATTTTATTGAAAATGTTGGCATTGAAGTAGCTTACCTAGGCAAAGTGAACGGGTTTGTTAGCCTCTTTGAGAAAACTGGGAAGAATGGAGAGAATACATTTTGTATTCTACCGAATGAGCTATACAGATTCTCACATCAAATTCCTTCATATAAGATGAGCGGCAACGAAAGGGAAGGTGTTCCAAGAGGTTGTTTTGAACTTGATCCTGCTGCCCTGCCAACTGAGATATTTGAAGCTGAGAAAGATTCAAGGGAAAAGGTATGA